The nucleotide sequence CCGTTAGCTCAGTTGGTAGAGCAGCTGACTCTTAATCAGCGGGTCCGGGGTTCGAAACCCTGACGGCGCACAGCTAGGAGCGTTTTCGCGCGCGTTGTTGTACACAGAACTGTACACATCGCGCGCGATTGCGCGTACCATCTGCCAGTATGGCGACAGCCAGTACCCACGCGCAGACCAGCGAAGTACTGGCCGCGCCGTGCACATGCCCACGATGCGGGCTGGAAACTTCTTGCTCGCATGGGAGTTGGGCGGATCGGCATCCAACCGCCGCGGTGATGCTCGGCATGCCCACGGTGTTGTTCACACTCGGCGCGATCGGCGCCTACCCGTGGGTGTTCATCCCCTTGATCGCGGCGGCCGCGCTCGCTTACGCGGCGGATCGCGAGTGGCGGCGCCGGCAGGCGCTGGCCGCCCGCGCCGACTGGGACTACCGGGCGGAGACCCGCAACCAGCAGACACCTGCCGTCCGGGATGCGGCCGAGCAGATGCGCCGCACAGCATGGCAGCCAGACATCTGGTCGGCAGAACAGCTACTGTCGCCGCAACTCCCCCACGCGGTGCGGCCGAACAACCCGGCTCCGTGGCATGTCGTCACCCAATGGCCAACACGGCAATTCAGAACCGGTAGGCCACAGTGATAACCGATGGCATACGAGTCGCGCTTCAAGCAGTCCTTGACGCTGGCGTCGAGAACTGTGTGGAAGACCTGCCGCCCTGCACGCGCGCCGAAGGCCACGAGTGGACGCTCCGCAAAGGCGGAACCGTGACGATTCCAGGCCCGGCGCCGATAGTTGCTATTCAAGCATTCCGCCTCGACTGCGAGCACTGCGGATTTACGTTCTCTATTAGAGGGTGAGAGGGGTAAGAGTGATACGCCTATCCATTGCTGCGGCGTTCGTGGTGCTCGTCGCTGCAGCGCCGCCCGCCCAGGCCGCTCCCCCACCCGGCTGCCTCTACCAGTCCCCCAATTGGTATGACCCGTGCTCCGGTGTCCCGCCCTGGGTGCAGCAGAACGGCACCAACTGGTCCCCCGTAGACGGCCGGCCCGGCATGTGGGGCCCCCACGGCTACACCCCGGTAACCCAGCAGCCAACCCCCGGCCAGTGCACCGACTACCGCGCCGCCTGCCCAAGCTCCTAACGAAAGAGGAACGGTCGATGTCCTTTCTGACCACTGCCCCGGATCTTCTCGAAGCTGCCGCCTCAGATCTGGCAGACATCGGCTCGGTAGTCGCCCAAGCCAACGCCGCCGCGGCAACACCGATGACGGGCGTTCTCGCCGCGGCCAAGGACGAAGTGTCGACAGCGGTCGCAGCCCTGTTCTCCGAGTACGGCCAGGGCTATCAGGCACTGAGCGCCCAGGCGGCCGAGTTTCACACCCAGTTCGTCCAGGCACTGACCTCTAACGCGGGCGCCTATGCCACCGCCGAAGCAGCCAACGCGAACCCGCTTCTCAGCGCGATCAACTCCCCATTCCAGGCCATCCTCGGACGCCCCCTGATCGGCGACGGCGCCGATGGCATCACCAACGCGCAAGGCGTGGGAACCGCGGGCGGCGCCGGCGGGATCCTGTACGGCAACGGCGGCCGCGGCGGCGACAGCACAGCGGTCGGCATAGCCGGCGGGGCCGGCGGAATGGGCGGAATGATCGGCAACGGCGGCGCCGGCGGCAACGGCGGCCCGGCCGGGCTCATATTGGGCAACCTCTACCGGGGCGGTGCCGGCGGAATGGGCGGCGCCGGCGGTTGGCTGATCGGCGACGGCGGCGCCGGCGGCACCGGCGGATTCGCCGGCATAGACAACGGCCGCGGCGGGTGGGGAGGCTGGGGCGGGCCGGCCACAATGTTCGGTTCCGGCGGCGCCGGCGGCAACGGCGGGGATGCGAACGCGGGCTTCGTCAACACACTCCCAGGTAACGGCAGTATCGGTGGGCACAAGGGCGGCCTTCCGCTACTCCCAGACATCTTCGGATCCGTGGGCATGACGGGCATCAACGGGCAGTACGTGTAGTGCCCGTTGGCCGACAGACAAAAAGCCCCGACTGTCTCGGAGCCACGGGCGTAGCTCGACGAGACAGCCGGGGACGGCTGAACCTTTGGTGTTACCTAGTCATCGACGACGAGCACAGTCACAGCGCCGCTACGTCTAAACAGCATGCGAATCAACACGAATCCGATGCCAATCGGATCAGCACGCGGATCCAGTTCATTCGCCAGGTGCTTTGAAACCACACGGATCACATGCTTGAGCCAGGGCCAACGTTTCAGGTATCGGTCCCAAGCCTCCGACAACGTGTCGCCTTCTTCGGCCAGGAACACGTTGTAGACAACCGCGATGATCGGAACGACGATCCAGAAGCAGTCGGACGGACGCAGCTTCACCACACGGCCCTCCCCCTTATGGATCTAGGTCTGGTTCGAGTTCCGGTGGCGGAGGTGGCATTTCCTCGCCTGGCCAGTGCTCGGCGAACCAGCTCGCGATGCGTCGCAGATAGATGATGGCGACGGCATACAGTCGCTCCGCCTTGTGGCGCGCCAGAATCTCGGCTTGCAAAGCCAGATCGGTCTTCTCTTGGCGCTCCGAGAGCTTGCTCAGCTCAACGGACTGACTCTCGCACCACTTCTGCACGGCATCGGTGTAGCGGGCCCAGTTCAGGCTGGCCGCCTCGTACGCACGTGTGAAGGCGTCCCGGTTGGTGCTCTCGGCGTTCTTCTTCGCTGTGAGGTGCCCGAACCAGCCGCCGACGGCCGCGGCGAGGACGACGCCGGCACACGTGATGATCGTGGGCGCCAGCTCTTGCCAGTTCATCGCGGCTGGGTGGTGCGGTCGGCGGCCACAACATCGGCCAATGGGCTGGCGGTGCCGTTGT is from Mycobacterium marinum and encodes:
- a CDS encoding DUF7427 family protein encodes the protein MVKLRPSDCFWIVVPIIAVVYNVFLAEEGDTLSEAWDRYLKRWPWLKHVIRVVSKHLANELDPRADPIGIGFVLIRMLFRRSGAVTVLVVDD